The genomic window GCCTATGTTCACCCGGGGCCCAAAAAGGAGAATTCCGGAATGCCTGCCGACGTTCAGATAAAGTGCATATCCCTTACCACTAAAGGAAAGGCTCGACGAAGGGGGGGGGGGATTTTCCGGGTAAGGAAAACGCTTTCGGAGATTGAGATGTCGATTTGTTTTTCATCGAAAAGGAAGAAGGCCGAGGGGATAGCTGCCTTCCTTCGGGCTTTGCCTGCCGACGTTCTAATAAAGAATTCCGGCTCGGCCCGGGAAAGCGCTGGCAACAACATAAAGAAAGGGGTCCATGTAGCTGCTGCGCCCGCCCACTGAGCAGCAGGTTCGGCATCTACTACAAAAGAGAGAATCCACTTCAGATAACCACGTCTCTGCTAGGCAGCGTGTGGAATGGCCGGGAGCGGACCAAATGGATATATAATCCAAGCCGAGAGTGGAGTTACGTGAACAGCCGTCTGATGGAAAACAACTTTCATGTTCGGTTCAGAGAGCACTTTTTTCGTTGAGAATAAGTCCTTCCCTTTTGTGTGAATTCCCCAGCGGCGAATTAACAACTTGTGGGGCCCTATCTATTCAATCTCTCGAGCCCCAAGAAAACCCCCCTCTCCCTCGGACTCAATCTCTCTTTTGACTCTATATATGTGGGCACCTGATATCTATGAGGGTTCACCCACCCCGGTGACAGCATTCCTTTCTATTGCGCCTAAAATCTCTATTTCTGCAAATATGTCACGTGTTTCTATTGTTGCTTCCTATGGGGGTACATTACAACAAATCTTCTTTTTCTGCAGCATTGCTTCTATGATCTTAGGAGCACTGGCCGCCATGGCCCAAACGAAAGTCAAAAGACCTCTAGCTCATAGTTCGATTGGACATGTAGGTTATATTCGTACTGGTTTCTCATGTGGAACCATAGAAGGAATTCAATCACTACTAATTGGTATATTTATTTATGCATCAATGACGATAGATGCATTCGCCATAGTTCCAGCATTACGGCAAACCCGTGTCAAATATATAGCGGATTTGGGCGCTCTAGCCAAAACGAATCCTATTTTGGCTATGACCTTCTCCATTACAATGTTCTCATACGCAGGAATACCCCCGTTAGCCGGCTTTTGTAGCAAATTCTATTTGTTCTTCGCCGCTTTGGGTTGTGGGGCTTACTTCCTAGCCCCAGTGGGAGTAGTGACTAGCGTTATAGGTTGTTGGGCGGCCGGAAGGTTGCCATGAGTAAGGTTGGGAGACCGAAGGCAGTTTTCCGTGCACCGGACACGTAGCTTACCGAATCAGTTGCAACACAGATGGGAATGCATGCTACGAAAGACAGGGTCGAGTCTGATACATCAACCGTCGACTCCATATCCTTGTACGAGTCCACAATCACTACACGAGATGAACCTGGGTTTGGTGAATGGAAGTTGGCCTTAGGTGTAATAGGACTCCCAGTTACTGCGCGCGATCGTATACTGAGGTGCTCCCCGTCGGTTGTTGGAACGACGCGAGCCGGGCCGGGCCTTGATTCCTTTCATAAAGATGAAGGGACAGAGGTGACTAATTCCCCATCTCATTTGGGGCGGAAAACGAATCGACATCTCGATGTGATACAGCCCTTTCCATTTTCGTTGGGAAAGAACGGCGAAGTCCATCCGAACCCTCCAATGAAGAAATAAGAGGAGAGCAAAGCGCCAATGGCGCGCGAAGCGCATGCGGAAGGGGCACGGAGAAATAAAGAAGTGTGGAGGAGAAGCAGCCGAGCTCATTCCCTTCGCTTCCTGGGCCCAAAGCAGTGCTTTGTTTCCTGGCCAAATCAAGGATTTGGGGCTGATTGCAAAAGATATCTGAATATCAAGATAGATCCATCCATCTATCCAGATATCTAAAAAAGAATCGATTTCGATTTCATAAAACCTTTGATTCAAAGAACTGCGCTTAGCCCCCCCGCTCATGAAACGGCTCTGCTGCAATGGATGGCAGAGGGTCCGTAGTACCCGAAGCACTGGAGTGATCCAGTAGCCGGGAAGGGGCCTAGAAGTGCCTACTACTACACCACACTACACTTGGCTCTACACATTTACAGAGCTTACCCCTGTCCAGTGTCTGGCAGAACGTTGGGGGCTTCAATCGTCGACTCGTTATCCCCATCTCAGCCCAGGCTAACGGAGCCTGACTTATTCAGGGGAGAGAGTGGAGCCTATCGAAGCACTCTTGAGAGTAAGATCCTTGGCTCCTCTTCATTCTCTACAGGGGTCTCTGCCCACATGGAAGCGGGGCAGAGATGGATAAGATCAAACACGGGAATAAGAAGCATTTTAAATGCCTTTTTGATCATTTTGATAGAGGGGGATGGATAAAGTGGGCAAAACAGACTCACATTTTGAAATCGAAAAGACCTTTTTCGTCTCGACAAAGAAAGAATCATCTTGAAAACGCTCCTAACCCCTTCGTAGGGCCGTGTATAGTAAGTGATCCGAACCCGCCCGGAGCGAGCCCCCCTTAGAGGCAAGTGAAGTTGGTGAGCCGTATGATGGGCAACTATCTCCTGCGGTTCGGAGAGGACTCAGCTGTTAGTTAGTACCCCCTTGGTTTCGGGGTGGACCCTTTCACTCTATTTTATTATATACGCTTAGTGAAAAGAATGTTTTTTGATAGACCTAGGACATGGATTCTATATGAACCAATGGATCGTGACAAGTCGTTACTACTAGCAATGACTTCCTCTTTCATTACTTCATCCTTTCCATATCCCTCTCCCTTGTTCGATCTTACTCATCAAATGGCACTCAGTTCATATCTGTAAATTCGATCATTGACAAGGTTCAAAGAAAGGGTGGACTGCAGGTAAGCACTAATTAAAACCTCCGCATTTCCGTGATTCAAAAACAAGAAGGGCGTACAACGCCCAGGTAATATTTCTTTGCTTTCGGATATGCTTTTCAATATCTTCACTTGTGAAAATAGAAACACTTGCACTTTCTCGCTTGGAAAAGAAAGACTATCCTCGAAGTAAATCAATCTATCTCGTATTGCCCAATCTGGATGCTAAAGGCTCGTCACCCCGGGAACTCGCAGCCCATCACAACTACTCATACTAGGAGCAATGGCCACTAGGAGGACTGAAACGAAGACTTCTATACAACAGGTAAGAAAATACTTCAACGGAAAGTCAATCCCTGCCAACCGTAATGACTTACTTCTTCCGTGAGCTTCTTCATGTTCGGTCGGTAGAAAAAGGCTTAAGAGCTAAATAGAGAAAGTAAGTTTGAAGTCTGGCTTGGGCTAGGTAAAGTAGTCAAAGTAGCTTGCTTGGGTTTAAGAAGTAGTTGACCAATCTTTCTAGCTCCATTGCGAAACCACGCCCAAAAAGCAAGATGCGAACCAAGAACATTCACAATTTGATCCCATCTTTCTTCACTTGCTTCCTTCCTTTCTACTAAACTGAATTTTACCCTATTTCAGTACCACTTGATAAGCCCGGATCTGTCTGACCAATAGGAGTGAAAGGTATCAAGAGATGTCGTATTAAATTCGAAAAGGCATTCGAATCTAGCCAAACTAAGTTCGAAATCGGAGTACGTGCCCAGCCCGGATGAAGGAAGAAGCAAACAGGGGGATTAGTCACATCAATTATCATTCATGCCTTGCTCAACTAGATCTTGATTGCCTGTTTCATTGATACCTTGAGGAAGTACAGGAATGCAAGCAAGCGAGGCCAGAACAAGGAGAGTCAAGAAAACAGTAGCCGTTTACTCACAAGCTAACACGAAGCACGAAACACATGGATTCTCTGAGAACCGGACTGACCCAACCAAGCAATCACTTGAGCCATTCACAATCCATGATAGGAGAACTTCTTTCACTTTATATGATTAAACAAGTGAGTCTTCCGATTCCGTACCCTCTGGTGAAGCTGCATTTACGCGAGTCGGAGTATGCTATTCCAAGAACAATCACAAAAGCCGTGCTTGTTTATGGGGAAAAGAAGGATACCGATGATTGTTCACCACTGCCGCCTACTCCTTCTTGTCTGTCAATCAAGAATTGACATAGATAAAGAGTTGATAGTTGATGTGAGTGATGCACAGGGGAAAGCGCTACTATGCTCCATTAATTTCGTATGAGTTAGTTATTGGCTGGCAGCCTGTGCTACAATGCTCTTGCTAGTGTGCTTCAGCGTTGCTATCCATCTTGTACAAGGGTATGAAGCCCGACCAGAAGGCACGGGTGAATGGAGTTGAGTTTGGAGGTCTCCTGAAAATTGGGTCGCACAACTCTACCTGCTGGTTTGAGCACTTTTCTCATGAATAATTATGATGCAACTACTTCAGAACTTGTTCTCCCTGGTAGAGGACGTATTGCTGTGAGCGCCGACAGTGTTCATAGGGTGTTTGGTCTACCGAATGGTGGTGATCCTGTCCCTTATGAGTTTGATTCCACTGCGGATGCCTTTATTGATTCTCCGTACGGACTTACGGGAAAGCAGGTACCAACCATACAGGGAGCCAACTAACCACCTATTGTACCCCATAGAGGCAGCCTAATTACCACATTTTTGAGAGAAGAAAGAACTGTTGACTGCCGAACATATCTATTTGCATTTTGATACCATCTTCCACCGGCTGCATCTTGATCTCTTAGACGTCTATCTTACTCTTGATTTCTGAGTGCCTATCTCGATTCTTAAACAACCTCTCCCGTCCGGTCGAGTCAAGCAGCAGGAGCGAGCCCACAAGAGCTTTTACTGTACCAGTTCCGAATATGAGAAGGGGCTCGCGGATTTTAACAGGTTAGGCTTAATCTACCCAATTGGAAATCTCTTGCAGTAGCTTTTACTAGAAATCCATTTCTTCCACAAAGCTCCTGTGACCTAACCATCTAGATAGAAGCCTCGCAGTTTGCAAAGAAATCAAGCTTCTGGCTTCAAGTTCACAAGTATGAAAAGACCTGAGAGGAAAGAGCTGCGTAGAGAGCTCCGGATTCTTTAGCAACTAGGAGAGCGACAGAGCTTCTTTTTTGAAAAGGCTAAATCCCTTTCTTCAATCCCACCTTAGTTCGATGGAATGCAACTAGATGAAATTACTACCTTTCTTCATTCAAGGACTAAATAGCGGTTCATATGGCTTTCTTTAGGTTGACCGGAAGGGCTCTATTGAACAAAAGCACAAAAAAAGGTCTTATTATTTATTCAAAGAACTGAACAATATTGTTTGAATCCACCTAGTTCTTGCTTACTATCTGAATTAACTGATGGGACATCTTTCTTGGTCGTAGTAAACCTTTGAAAAGGTCCTATCCAAATTTTACATTATAAAAAACCCTGTGCTCATAAAAAGTTATGTAAACCCACATACATATACATAATAGTAAAGGAATAAAAAAAGGATAAAAGGTACTGTACGTAGGCGCTGCTCTATTGCCAAGGGTAAAGAGCTCTTTTATATATAGCGAAGACCTTCCATTTTCTACGTGAAAGCGTAATCTGTTTCCCGAAAAGCGGAAGGGTAAAGAAAGGCAGGAGCTGCAGACCATGGTGGTCAACCAAGAGTCGCAGGAGATTTTTATGGCCAATAAGCTGGAGGCATGATCAAATCGATACCAACATTCAAGAGCTGATAAGGGTAAAAAAGAGAAACGAAGACTGTAAGTCAAATGACCATCAGTCTTCGTTTCTCTTAGACTGAGTGTCTCTACCTGGGGTGGGTTTAACCCCCTCTAGGAAAACTAGAGCCGAGACCGGTTGCTATCTATTCTTTCATGACGTGAATATGTGATAGTATACTTTATACCCTAAATCTGGAATCTAATCTTTCATGACGTGAATATGTGTGGTGTTAGTGGACTGACAGAGTGAGCTCTAAAGCTAGAAAAAAAAGATCCATCTGCGAGTGGTTCGACTTTTTCCTAAGCAAGGACGGAGCCGTCGAGTGAGGATTGGCTGAGCGTGCTTTCGCTGCTCGTGGTGGAGTACTCTCAGAATTATTCGCTCTATTATTGCCTCAGGATGTGATCGGGATTAAGCCGCGTGTCGATACCCGGGGGGGGCCGGACTCAAGGGATTCATTCTTTTTCGCACTAATGGAGGACATGAATTCTGGGCAAATTATCTATGTTACAGTCTATTAAAAAAAGGACTTCTAATAAGAAATTCTTCTGCTAAAGAATAGGCTCGCCTATAAATAGAAGCTTCGGCGCACTCTATATTTTGCGGGACAAGAAAGAAAGAGTCAAAGCCATGGATATCGCTGCAAGACTATCAGCGATTCCTCAAGAAATCGCTGATATAGAAAACACTAAGCTCGAACTAGAGCAAATGCTGGGTGTCCTCGGGGAGCCTTTATTTCTGGCTTTCGTCGATCCAGCAGTGATCATACAAGATGATATAGTTCTTGTTCAGAACCAAATCCGCATTCTTGAAAACAGGAAGAAGGCGCTGCTGGAAGAACAGCAATCGCTCATCGTGATGGCTGCCCACCACGGTGACTAAAATAGAAAAAGGTAGTTACTCGTCTATCTCAACGTAAATGAACGAAGTCACTTAAGGCTTCCTACTACTACTGCTCCTTCTTACTTATTTTCGTTTTTTCAGGATCTAAAGAAGAAGAGGTTTTCTTAGCGGGCGTGAATCCGGTAGCTTCTACTTCTGTTCTGTTGTCTCACTTATGAGGAGCTGGTACTTCCTGATCAAGAGTGTAGTGAGCATAAGTATTGTCTTGTTCAGTATTTTCTTTTCAGGTGTGGTGTGTAGAGATATCTCATGTATTGCCTTTATGAATAATACTTATGTATTGCCTCTTCTTCTTGTTGTAGAAAAATACTGATGTATTGCAAAGACCTGTTGTTGTTTTATTTCTTTATGTCCCAAAATGACAAAGACTTGAAGGTAGTCAGAAACAAAGAACTACTAAAATGTTGGTAGATTTTATAGAGCGTATAGCCAAACTGGGATCTACTCACAAGGGCGTGAAAACAGTTTACTTTTCGAATTTCTCACGATTCGATCTCTTAATGAAGTTTTTAGCCAGTCATATGGTCGAGTACACCATCAAACCGCTGATGAGGAACAAGAAGCTTTACCAGTTAGAAATTTTGAGGAAAAAAGGGGGAATAAGAAATTGGTGTTCCATCTACGAGATTCATACACTCTACTCCCTAATAGTATAGAAACATTGGCTAAGACTTTATGTCCGCACTTAGGTTCAAAAGGCTCAATAGCACATGACGAAGTTCAAGTGTCTTCTCTTCAGGAGAATAGAGCCCAATTGTTGGATTATATGGAGCTGGATATCAGTCTTTTAGGTGATGTGATGCTTCGGGCTAAATCAATTTATTGGACTAGATACAATGTGGATATCGGGGTATGTTTGACATTGTCATCGCTAGCTATAAAAATATATCGAATGAAGTATTACGATCAAAATGGGGCCTATCTATATTCCAAGTAGTAACCAGGATGCATTCATTCGGCGTGGTTACTATGGAGGCCATGCTGATACGTACAAGCCATATGGTGATAATCTGTATTATTATGACGTCAACTCTTTATATCCCTTTGCTATAGAAAACATTTCACAGGCTCCAATCCATTTGTGATCTTTACAACAGATATCGCAAGCAAGTAAACCGGTGGTCAAGGCATTTGGGCTGTGGGGATCTGTCAAGGCTCTCTGAGTACCTGATGGGGATCGTCATCTTCGTCCCGGTGGCGGTGCTGGCATGGTTCCCATTTGTCTCGGAGTTCCAGACGAGATTGCTATTCAATCAGGCCTTCAGCCGAGGGCTTCAAAGCTGTTAGAGAATGCGCTCTTATCACTACAGGGACGCGAGAGAAATTCCTCGAAGGGAGTATTAAAGGGATGCGGCATTCCCTCAAATAGCAGTTTTTTTTGTCTAAAGAAAAGTTGCCTATTAATAAGCAGTCTTCCCTCTTTCATAAGGCTCTAACTTGCGTAAGGAATCAAGGAGCTACAGTTGTTTCCCGCCCCTTTTGTATTTTTCTGAACACAAGTTCACCGCATCGCGCCTCGTGCACCTTCAATTTCACCATTGGACCCTTCTCAAATGCCATCTACATTTATCCCCAATCCTCCTTCATGATTCGTCTCCTCAACCATCTGTAGGCAGTCGATCGCCTTTACTTGCCTTCGATTCTTCTGGACCGCCGGACAGGTCAGTCAACCCTTGAGCTGTACTGAGGGGTTGGACTGGAAAGCATACTTTATGTGATTCCTCCTTCCCCATTGTCCTCTCCTACCCGCCTTTCCCACATCCATCAAAGGGATGCTCGCTTGTCAAGCTATGTGCTTTCTTTCCTTTCAAAACTCTATGTATTCATTTGCTTTCTTACCAGGCCTACCCAGGAAAGGGGTATAGATAGAAGGAGGGATCCTCCGACCATAGGTCTATTGAATCGAAAAAACACTATTTTTTATCCAGCAGCTGCTTTTATTTTCTCTACGAAGAGAGTGGCTAGCTAGCTTCTTTGCCAACTTCGAGTGACTGTGACTACTCTTACTGGCCGTAACTCACAGAAGAGGCAGGAAGACTTTTTACTCAAAATTGATAAGCGATCAAACCCTTTGTTGTAACCTTCTCTTGCACCCTTAGGTTCTTTTTCCAATAATGCTAAAAACCAGTGAAATTCACCTCTTCTTGTTGTTTGGTTAAGGATCGAGTGTGGACTTTCGTCTTTATCAACCTGCGGCTAAGGAGAATCAAGCACCATTTAGTGGTTTGTTCTTAGACCGACTCAAGCGATTGAGAGTAAGAACAAGAAGCTACGTACGGCTATAAATAAAGATAAAATCAGTCTTGGGAAGGAAATCTCAGGTTTGGCCATGCCCATTTATGAGCAATAAATATAAGAAAGAGCATGGAGTGCATCCAAGGGTGCTACAAGGCTACAACACTTCATCGCCACCACCAGAGTTCAAAAACAAAGCTGGGGAATGCCATTGATTCAGTTCAGTATCATGGTTTCTTTTTTTATTGTATTGAAACCATTGAACAGAAAATGGGTAGAAGGATTGCGGGAAGACAGTGAAATTCCTATTGGCAGGTTGGGGCCGGGCAAGATCGCAGTTTCCTGATGGATTGCCAACCACTTAACGAGAAGTCCCATGACGAAGAATCACATTTCACTGTAGAGTGAGTAAGCGCTGCTATGAAGGCAGCACCGGAGGGATGAGATAAAGAGGAAATAGTGTATGGTTTGAGTACAATTAATTCGTTTCTTACGCGTGTTCCTGTGTCTGAATGACGCAGTAAAGCCACACGAAGTGGCTCGCTATTGCAAGCCGTAGTCACTAACAACACCGATTTGGAGAGGTTGACCTTCCTTGGTAAAAGAGCTTCATTAGTACCTTTAATAATAGCAATGGCAGCGGCTTCGGATCTAGGAAAATGAGGGGGGGCATCATCCGCATAGAGAAGACATGGCTTAATGCCCTGGAGAGGTGATCTCAGCAGTCCCGCTGTGCTAATTCTTTCAAGATCGGATTCAGGTAAAGTAAGAAATCCATCACAAGAATGAGCAAGTACGGGGAAAGCAGGTCTTCCAGCCGTAGACCTCTTACTCTTCTTCTGGCTTATTAACTTGTCTTTCCGCTTTGTCACTCTCGTATTCTGAATAGGAATCGGCAAGCAGGTACAACCACCCTCGAAAAATCGAACTTCCCTCCTTACCTTACTTACCTTAGTGTCTTTTACCTAACCTACTCGCTCGCCGAGCTTTTTTTATCTTGGTTATTGGCTTTTTGACTCAAGTTAGAGCTTTTCTTTCCTGGCTTTTTCACTCGAGTTGTTTAATTGTTCGCTTGGCTTTAGCTCATTTTTTTGTCCATTTCTTCTCTTTACAGATCCCCTCGAAGTAGGAAGAAGAATGGCAATGAAAAATAATAGCAATAGTCGTCTCGTAGGTGCAGGTGCTGGTGAAAGAATAGCTTATGGGGCTGGAGTCAAAGGAGCTTTCATAGACATAGAAATCATAATAGAAAGAAGCAGGCCTGCGAGCAGCGAGTGCCCTTTGTAAGTTGCGAGCCTGTCAAACCATAGGCGCCTTACCGCCCCCCTTTCTTTTTTGAATTAGAAAGAAGGGGACGGGGGATGAAAGACAAGAAGAGATCGGTTATTTATGATCGGAGAAAAGGAAGGGGCGTGGTTGATGTGTCACTGGGGAACCCGTAGGAAGGGGAGACGCCCGGCCTCATTCACATCTGAAATCGCCAACATGAACACAAACGAAATCGTCGAATTTCGTATAGAAAGAAAAGGAACCACTTCTATTCTCTTTTCTTAGGTATATGAAGAATTGCTTTTTGGTCCCTTTCGTCCAGTGGTTAGGACATCGTCTTTTCATGTCGAAGACACGGGTTCGATTCCCGTAAGGGATAGGTACTTATTCCCGGCCGGCGGTATCATTGCTGAGTGATCGCTCGCTATCTGGCTTGAAAAGGTGGTCCGGGAGCTTTCGGAGAAGGCCGAAAATACATTTATCCTTTGAATTACTCTGGCATTCCATGTTTATCATGTTTTCTGCACCGAGAGAAAAAATCAATATGTCCATAGATTTAGATGATTTGATTAATTGTTTGCACAAAGAGTACACGTTTAAGTATTCAAAAATTGTGCATAAAATCAAGCAAGAAAACGGATGCGCGTGCTAACGCTTTCGCGCTAGTGCGCTCAATCCGTTGCTTGTTTGAGGAATTAGTCAATTCTATTAAAAATGGTAATTATGAAATGAAAAAAATAGACGACTTGGTTGATTTGACTTTTCCATCTCGGCGGGAGGGCCCAGGTTATGTAACGAAAGACGACATTCTTTGTTTTCCAGTCTTAGAAGGTGATCCTACTTATAGGCGCCATTTTGTGATTCCCCTCGAGGATCGTATTGTCATTGATGCGTTATCGGATGTTTTATTAATAAAAGCGCAAAAGTTTATCGATCCTAAGGTCCATATTTATGGAAAAACTGTGATGTCTGGAGTTGGTAATGATATAGGTCCTGGTTTGCGGAATGAATTCAATTCTTGGAATGGTGTCAACTCAGTAGCAGTCTTCGATATTCATGAGGTTCTTTCACGTGTGGACCTAAATATGCTTTTTTGAAACCTAAAAAAAAGTGTAAATGCAGATCCTAAAGTGTGGAAATGTTTTTTGAGCTACTTTGATGTAGCTAATGAGCTACGGCAGAGTATGTCCGAATATGATGCCTTTAACGAACCTCCTTTTCGTGGATTGCCGCTCATAGGTTCTCTTCCGGTCGTTTTACTAAGCATTTTGAGTTCTCTGGATTCGTACGTGAAAAATTTTATAGGTGATTGGCCCTATGTTCGGCTCAATTACGAGTTGATTTTAAAAATATTTGGTGCCATAGATGAGGAACCGTACCTCGAATTATATGATTTTTTTAAAAAAAACGCAATCCAAGTCGATTGGGTATGGCTTTATAACCATTCAGGGATTCATTCTCTACGCACTGGTTTCTTGCATTTGCATATGGAACAAGTCTTCTTTTCGGAATTTTTATAATCATAGATAGGACGTAGTCTTGCTCGATCAGGACCCTAGCTTTATTGCGAGCCAAAACAGCTGCGCTATTCTGTTCTACAGGTAGTATGAAATTTCCCCTTCCTCCACCACTTTACTAGTCTCGGCAGGTTGTTCTTCCTCTAGGTCTCTCCATTCCCAAGGAAGCTTGCTTCTTCGTGGGCTATAAGACATTAACAACTGGCTCTCGAGTATTCCTATCATCAAGTTTTTCTATTTCCATTATAAAGTTCGCGGGTATAAGTCAAAAGGTTAGCTCGCTTATTTGGCTAAACCATCCAAACAAGAAAAAGAAATACGGCACCGACATTTCCAATGGTAGTCAAGTTCACTGGAATAGGTTCTTTGAGCTATGATCCACCACTGTCGAATCAGCAGTAACGAAGTAAGTGAATTATTCATCGAGAACTTCCTATGGCATTCAGCCTTTTCCTTCAGCTTAGCGCCCTCACTGCTACTTCTCTCTATTAAGCTGCTCTCTGGGTCCGTCCATAAGCATGCATACTGGCGCTCTCTTATTGGCTAGGCCCCTATCTAATTAGCGGGTTATTATAACAATATAAAAATAAGATAATGTTTGGAGTTCAATAAGCTCTTTGCAAAAGAATAGTTCCTGCTAGTGAAGTACCTAAATAGTGCAATCTCTTGCATCGAGAATCATCCTACTGGATAACCTTCTTGCTTTGTCTTTCCCTTATCTTGCTAGCTCTATACCAGTGCTTGAAATAGGCATTTCTTTCAAGTTCAAAAGGTTGAAAAAGGCTGTAGCTCAAGTATGCATGGAATAGCACAGATAGCGGATAAAGAATAGTTTAGAGAAGGAAAGCCAGTAGAGTATGCCTGGTTTAAGAGAGGAGGCATCTGGTATAAAGGCAGAGCAAGGAGGTTTGAACTGGTAAGCTGATAAGCGAGCGTCGGTATTGGCTTTTTGATAGAGGAAAAGAAGTATGTTGAAAAGGTCCCCGGATATGCATTACTTTGGTAGTAAAGGAATATGCGTGAGAGGACTATTTCAAAGAAAGACCGGCCTATGGTAATTCTTGGCAAGGACGTAGTACCGGTATTAGAGATCAGGAAAGTAGTTGGGAGTATGTATGCCGGCAAAAAAGTACCCACACCTTCTTAGGTGGTAAAAGATCTTTTTATGAAAAAAATACATACATTCTTATAGGTCAATTTATCTCAATCGATGATATTGTTTCTGAATAGTTGACCTAACCAATCAAAGCTCCCTTGACTAGCTTTCCAGCATGCGCTACTACTGCCTACCTAGCAGTCACCTCTTCCTCCTCTATTCCATTTCTAGTGCAATATCTGACTTCAGTAGAAGAAGAGTACTCCCCTTCATAATGCTTCCTTCTTCAAGTCTTTCGCTAGTGAAGTTTGGGAAAGCTAGTAGGGAACTGCAACCAGAGAGAGAGTTCTAGTGAGTCCAGACTCTTTCTTTCGTTCATCAAAGCGAAGCATGGCTGCAATCCCAAACTCATCCTTTTTTCTTCTTATCATTCGCAATGCTACTATGGTTTTGATGTCTTCTTGTGTCGCTATCTGAGGTTTGAGATCAAGGGAATAGCTAAGCGTGTGGGTTGAAGTGAGTAAAGATCTGAAGCTAAGGTAAATAATAGGTTGAAACAGAAGAATGATAAGAATAAAGTACCTCTCTGAATAGCTACTTTCTTACTTGACTTTCTGATCAATAGAAAAAGACTTGCTGTCCTCAAGTTCAAGGCCTTAGAGTGAGAAGGGAATTACGTGGTACCTCTCTTTTCAATAAGCATTCTACCACTAACTATGTGCCTGGCTATGGTTTGTCAACTCTTACCTTTTGGTATGAGAACGGATGCTGGAGGTAAATGGATACACAGCTACTGCCTGACTTCTCAGATTTCAGTA from Oryza sativa Japonica Group mitochondrion, complete genome includes these protein-coding regions:
- the nad2 gene encoding NADH dehydrogenase subunit 2, with amino-acid sequence MFNLFLAVSPEIFIINATFILLIHGVVFSTSKKDDYPPLVSNVGWLGLLSVLITLLLLAAGAPLLTIAHLFWNNFFRRDNFTYFCQILLLLSTAGTISMCFDSFEKERFDASEFIVLIPLPTRSMLLMIPAHDLIAMYLAIELQSLCFYVIAASKRKSEFSTEAGSKYLILGAFPSGILLFGCSMIYGSTGATHFDQLAKILTGYEITGAQSSGIFMGILFIAVGFLFKITAVPFHMWAPDIYEGSPTPVTAFLSIAPKISISANMSRVSIVASYGGTLQQIFFFCSIASMILGALAAMAQTKVKRPLAHSSIGHVGYIRTGFSCGTIEGIQSLLIGIFIYASMTIDAFAIVPALRQTRVKYIADLGALAKTNPILAMTFSITMFSYAGIPPLAGFCSKFYLFFAALGCGAYFLAPVGVVTSVIGCFYYIRLVKRMFFDRPRTWILYEPMDRDKSLLLAMTSSFITSSFPYPSPLFDLTHQMALSSYL
- the orf173 gene encoding hypothetical protein, which gives rise to MSGGAKRSSLNQRFYEIEIDSFLDIWIDGWIYLDIQISFAISPKSLIWPGNKALLWAQEAKGMSSAASPPHFFISPCPFRMRFARHWRFALLLFLHWRVRMDFAVLSQRKWKGLYHIEMSIRFPPQMRWGISHLCPFIFMKGIKARPGSRRSNNRRGAPQYTIARSNWESYYT